The segment ATCAGCCGCTGGGAACCTCGCGTGAGGCTGAGCACCGTAAACCTTACCAGCGACTTTGACGGCTCTATGGTGGTTGAGCTGACCGCCCAGCGGGATGACGGTTCGCCGGTTGCTATGTCTGTACCAACGGGGGTGAACAGTGGCAGTAATTGACCTTTCCCAACTGCCCGCACCGCAGATTATTGGGGTGCCGGACTTTGAATCGCTGCTGGCTGAGCGCAAAGAGGCGCTGATTGCACTTTATCCGACGGATCAACAGGCCGCCATGCGCCGCGTGCTGGCGCTGGAGTCTGAGCCGATTGTGAAAAGCCTGCAGGAAAACACCTACCGCGAAATCCTGCTGCGCCAGCGCATTAACGAGGCGGCGCAGGCGGTGATGGTGGCCTACGCCATCGGCAGCGATCTGGACCAGCAGGCCGCGCGCAATAACGTGAAGCGCCTGATCATTACACCTGCGAATCCCGATGCGGTGCCGCCGGTGGATGCGGTAATGGAATCGGACGATGCGCTGCGCGTCCGCGTGCCGGAGGCGTTTGAGGGGCTGAGCGTGGCCGGACCGACGGGCGCATATGAGTTTCACGCTAAAAGCGCCGATGGCCGGGTGCAGGACGTGTCCGCCATCAGCCCGTCACCGGCGACAGTACTGATCACTGTCCTGAGCCGCGAAGACGATGGCACGGCGGCACCTGATTTGCTGACTACAGTGAATACCGCTCTAAGCGCCGACAGCGTGCGACCGGTTGCCGACCGTGTGACGGTTCAGGGGACGACCATTCGCAACTACAGCGTTAAGGCTAGGCTACACCTGTTCGATGGTGTGGCCGCCGGTCCATGCCTTGAGGCGGCAAACGCTAATCTGGCTGCTTACCTTACCGAACAGAAAAAGCTGGGGCGCAGCGTGCGGCGTGAGTCCTACGGAGCGGTGATGCGCGTGGCCGGTGTGGACTGGGTGGAAATCACCGAACCGGCGGAGGACATCATTATGGACCGCACACAGGCGGGTTACTGCACCGGTACGGACATTTCCGTGGCGGGCGATCTGGGGGTGACATGAGCAACAGCAGCCTGATGCCGCCCGGTTCATCTGCGCTGGAGCGCCGCCTGGTACGGGCGTGCAGCGGGATTTCCGGGCTGAACGTGCCGCTGCGCGACCTGTGGAACCCGGCCACCTGCCCGGTGAGCTTTCTGCCTTATCTGGCTTGGGCCTTCTCGGTGGACCGCTGGGACGAAAGCTGGGCTGAGAGCGTCAAACGGCAGGTGGTGAGCGATGCGTTTTATATTCATCAGCACAAAGGCACTATCAGCGCCATCCGCCGCGTAGTGGAGCCGTTCGGCTTCCTGATCCGGGTAATTGAGTGGTGGAAAACCAATGAGCCGCCCGGCACGTTCCGGCTGGATATTGGCGTGCAGGACCAGGGCATTACTGAAGAAACCTATCAGGAGCTTGAGCGGCTGATCAGCGATGCAAAACCCTGCAGCCGTCACCTGCTGGGAATGTCCATTAACCTGCAGGTCAGCGGCGAAACACGCATGGCAGCAGTCAGCTATGACGGTGATGACCTGACCGTTTACCCGTACACCCCGGAAATTATCTCCGTCAGCGGCGCGGCTTATGGCGGCGCGGCGGTACAAGTTATTGACCTGATGGAAGTGGGACCATGACACAAAAATACTATGCAATCGTAACCAACCTGGGCGCGGCGAAGATTGCCAACGCTGCCGCGCTCGGCACAAAACTGAACATCTCACAGATGGCCGTGGGGGATGGCGGCGGCACGCTGCCGACACCGAACGCCAGCCAGACTAAGCTAATTAACGAGGTGCGCCGCGCCGCCATTAATTCACTGAGCATTGATGCGGCCAATGCCAGCCAGGTGATTGCTGAGCAGGTGATCCCTGAAACGGAGGGCGGATTCTGGATCCGGGAAATGGGGCTGTTTGACGCGGACGGCACGCTGATTGCGGTCTGTAACACGCCCGAAACCTACAAGCCCGCGCTGCAGGAAGGCAGCGGCCGCACGCAGACCGTGCGCATGATTCTGATCATTAACAGCACCGACGCCATTACCCTGAAGATTGACCCGTCGGTGGTGCTGGCAACGCGGAAGTATGTGGATGACAGTATCCTGACGGTACGCCACTACGCCGATAAGTTACTGGCGGATCATCTTGCGGCTGAAAACCCGCATGACCAGTACCTGCAGACAGCGAATGCGCTGGCAGAAATCAAAGACGCCGGTCTGATTGCTGAGCTTCTCAAAAACCTCGGTTTAGGCGAAGGCGCGCCCGTTATCGGTTCGCCATT is part of the Erwinia sp. HDF1-3R genome and harbors:
- a CDS encoding baseplate J/gp47 family protein, whose protein sequence is MAVIDLSQLPAPQIIGVPDFESLLAERKEALIALYPTDQQAAMRRVLALESEPIVKSLQENTYREILLRQRINEAAQAVMVAYAIGSDLDQQAARNNVKRLIITPANPDAVPPVDAVMESDDALRVRVPEAFEGLSVAGPTGAYEFHAKSADGRVQDVSAISPSPATVLITVLSREDDGTAAPDLLTTVNTALSADSVRPVADRVTVQGTTIRNYSVKARLHLFDGVAAGPCLEAANANLAAYLTEQKKLGRSVRRESYGAVMRVAGVDWVEITEPAEDIIMDRTQAGYCTGTDISVAGDLGVT
- a CDS encoding phage tail protein codes for the protein MTQKYYAIVTNLGAAKIANAAALGTKLNISQMAVGDGGGTLPTPNASQTKLINEVRRAAINSLSIDAANASQVIAEQVIPETEGGFWIREMGLFDADGTLIAVCNTPETYKPALQEGSGRTQTVRMILIINSTDAITLKIDPSVVLATRKYVDDSILTVRHYADKLLADHLAAENPHDQYLQTANALAEIKDAGLIAELLKNLGLGEGAPVIGSPFPWPHTKMPDELFPSMAGMVFLKSNGASFSGTLYPKLALAYPALKLADLRGEFIRGWDDGRGVDTGRALITPQAATGLRTAAVDYPGIDATTTGATVGTAFNQPDSVSKIQPSDAKTPDNGTLGSVLSDNSIQATQLQAGIPGFAVWITARPRNVAFNYIVRAA
- a CDS encoding phage tail protein I, translated to MSNSSLMPPGSSALERRLVRACSGISGLNVPLRDLWNPATCPVSFLPYLAWAFSVDRWDESWAESVKRQVVSDAFYIHQHKGTISAIRRVVEPFGFLIRVIEWWKTNEPPGTFRLDIGVQDQGITEETYQELERLISDAKPCSRHLLGMSINLQVSGETRMAAVSYDGDDLTVYPYTPEIISVSGAAYGGAAVQVIDLMEVGP